Proteins from one Dromiciops gliroides isolate mDroGli1 chromosome 6, mDroGli1.pri, whole genome shotgun sequence genomic window:
- the TMEM262 gene encoding transmembrane protein 262 produces the protein MRWRDRITVLFFPPGVVLTLAALLLLVLHVSIFANDVHHFCITRNFNFMSFHSTTILLFSQVMSIWWASLGSLFAELIEDKILRCFALTILMLNTAMFINRLTLEFLTLNYREERH, from the exons ATGCGCTGGCGAGACAGGATCACggtcctcttcttccctccaggcGTCGTGCTGACGCTGGCGGCGCTGCTGCTCTTAGTCCTGCACGTGAGCATCTTCGCCAATGACGTGCACCACTTCTGCATCACCCGGAACTTCAATTTCATGAGCTTCCatagcaccaccatcctcctg TTTTCACAGGTGATGAGCATCTGGTGGGCCTCCCTGGGGTCACTCTTCGCAGAGCTGATCGAGGACAAGATTCTGAGATGTTTTGCCCTGACCATCCTGA TGCTCAACACGGCCATGTTTATCAACCGCCTGACCTTGGAATTCCTCACCCTCAACTACCGGGAAGAGAGGCACTGA
- the ZFPL1 gene encoding zinc finger protein-like 1 produces MGLCKCPKRKVTNLFCFEHRVNVCEHCLVANHAKCIVQSYLQWLQDSDYNPNCRLCNTLLSTRETTRLVCYDLFHWSCLNERAAQLPRNTAPAGYQCPSCSGPVFPPANLAGPVATALREKLATVNWARAGLGLPLIDEAIPASETLEISGFSDWSNFNTSSPSGLEEQTAPSVAPAFYSTPSRPPPSPGRTEQHAVIHMGSPEPLTASAPRKVYDTREGGRGPGPHGDCDDDKYRRRPALGWLAQLLRSRAGSRKRPLSLLQRAGLLFLLGALGFLALLVLMSRLGRAAADSDPNLDPLMNPHIRVGPA; encoded by the exons ATGGGGCTCTGCAAGTGCCCCAAGAGGAAGGTGACCAACCTGTTCTGCTTCGAGCACCGGGTCAACGTGTGCGAGCACTGCCTGGTGGCCAACCACGCCAAG TGCATTGTCCAGTCCTACCTGCAGTGGCTCCAGGACAGTGACTACAACCCCAACTGCCGGCTCTGCAACACCCTCCTGTCCACACGGGAGACCACGCGCCTTGTCTGCTATG ATCTGTTCCATTGGTCTTGCCTTAATGAACGCGCTGCCCAGCTGCCTCGGAATACAGCCCCTGCTGGCTACCAGTGCCCCAGCTGTAGTGGCCCCGTCTTTCCCCCGGCCAACCTCGCGGGCCCTGTGGCCACTGCCCTGCGGGAGAAGCTGGCAACCGTCAACTGGGCCCGAGCCGGGCTGGGCCTCCCACTG ATAGATGAAGCGATCCCAGCCTCTGAGACCCTCGAGATTTCTGGCTTCTCTGATTGGTCCAACTTCAATA CAAGCAGCCCCTCAGGGCTAGAAGAGCAAACCGCACCCTCGGTCGCTCCAGCCTTCTACAGCACACCCTCTCGGCCCCCGCCTTCCCCTGGCCGGACTGAGCAGCACGCTGTCATCCACATGGGTAGCCCTGAGCCCCTGACAG CCTCTGCCCCTCGGAAAGTATATGATACCCGGGAGGGTGGCCGGGGCCCCGGCCCCCATGGTGACTGCGATGATGACAAGTACCGGCGGAGGCCTGCCCTTGGCTGGTTGGCCCAGCTGCTTAG GAGCCGAGCGGGGTCCCGAAAACGACCGTTGTCCCTGCTGCAGAGGGCAGGGCTCTTGTTCCTGCTGGGAGCGCTGGGTTTCCTGGCCCTCTTGGTCCTCATGTCTCGCCTGGGCCGGGCGGCGGCCGACAGTGACCCCAACCTAGACCCTCTCATGAACCCTCACATCCGGGTGGGCCCAGCCTGA